In Deltaproteobacteria bacterium, the sequence GCGAGGAGCTGGTCGACATCTGCAGTCAGCACGAGCACCACTTCCTCACCCACGCCACGCGCCACCTCGAGGTGCTCGACGCGTGGGCCAAGCTCGGCGGCGAGCTGGCCGAGCACCACGGCCGCTACCACGCTTGGCAGCAATCACGTCGCGCGCTGCACGAGCTGCAGGAGCGCGCCGCCACGCGTGAGCGCCACCTCGACTACCTGCGCTTCGCGGTCGACGAGCTCGACGCGGTGGCGCCCGACCTCGACGAGTACGAGGCGCTGTCGCGCCGCGTCACGCTGTTGCGCAACGCCCAGCGCTGGGCCGAGTTCGCCCGCGAGGCCCACGCGACGCTGTACGACGCCGACGACGCGGTCGCAGGCCGGCTGGCGTCGCTGCTCGATCGCGCCAAGGGCGGTCGCGACGACTCGAACCACCTCGGGCTCATCGAAGAGCAGCTCGCGGTGGCGCAGATCGCCTGCGAAGAGGCGGCGCGCGCCGCTGCGCGCTTTGCCGACGAGCTGGAGGTGGAGCCCGGCGAGCTCGAGGCCGCCGACGATCGTCTGCACGAGCTGGAACGCCTGCGTCGAAAGCACGGCGTCGGCATCGGCGAGCTGGCCGACAAGCTCGCGCAGATGCGGGCCGAGCTCGAGCAGCTCGAGCACGCCGACGAGCACCTGCGTGCGCTGGGCGATCGCACCGACGAGCTGCTCGCGGCCGCGAACCAAAGCGCGCAGCGGCTGCACGTCGCGCGCACCGAGGCCGCCACGGGCCTGGCCGCGGCGATCGAGCAGGAGCTCGCCGCGCTGCACATCCCCAAGGCGCGCATGCAGGTGCAGATCGAGCGCGACGCCGAGCCCGGGCCCGATGGCTTCGATCGCGTCGAGTTCCTGTTCTCGGCCAACCCCGGCGAGCCGCTGGCGCCGCTGCGCAAGGTCGCGTCCGGTGGCGAGCTCTCGCGCGTGCTGCTGGCGCTCAAGGGCGCGCTCGCGGCCGAGGATCGCATCGCGACCTACGTGTTCGACGAGGTCGACGCCGGTGTCGGCGGTGCGGTCGCCGAGTCGATCGGCCGTCGCCTGCAGCGGGCCGCCGCGCACCACCAGGTGCTGTGCGTGACCCACCTGCCGCAGATCGCCGCCTTCGCCGACGCCCACTTCCGCGTCGGAAAGCTGCAGCGCAAGGGGCGAACCATCACCGAGGTCGCGCGCCTCGACGACCAGGAACGAGTCGAGGAGATTGCGCGCATGCTCGGCGGCGCCAAGGTCACCCAGAGCGCGCGCGATCACGCGGCCGAGCTGGTCGCGTCGGCGCGGACGGACAAGGGCCGCGGTGCGAAGCGCAGCGGCGCGGCCAAGCGCAGCGAGACCGCGACGCGCACCGCCACGCCCGCCGACAAGCCCAAGGCCAAGGCCAAGCGCGACACGGCGCGGCGCAGCGCTGGCTAGTCACGGCTGTACCGCGACGATCCACGGATCGCCGTCGCCCGTCAGGTCGCGCATGACGCCCGCAGCGACGAGCGTCCCGTCGGGGGCGACGTGCACCTCCGTGCACTCGTTGTCACCGAACTCGGCGAAGTCGGCGAACGCGACGCCCCAGGTCATCTGCCCCGCGGACGTGACCCGCGTCAGCGAGCAATGCACGCTGGCTTCGGTCACCGAAGTCACCACCAGCACGTCACCGTCGGCCAGCGCCCGCAGGTCGGTGATGAGCCCGTACGCCCACGGGAGCGCGACGTCGGGCAACGGCGTCCCGTCCGGTGCGAAGCTCAGCAGCCGAGGGGTGTCGGCGACGGTCTGGATGGCCGCGAAGACCGTGCCATCCTCCGCGACCGCGACCGCCTTGGTGTCGCTGCCCACCTCCGTGTGGGACCACAGCAGCTCGTCGTGGCCGTCGTACTTGCCGATCCACGGGTTGTCGACGACGTCGGTGCCGACGGCGAGCAGGCCGTCGTGGCCCACGGCGAGATCGGAGATGTAGAGATCGATCGGCGTCGAGATGGTCGCCAGTGGTGCACCGCTGGCGTCATAGCGCGCGATGAGCCCGCTGGTCGAGGTTCCGCCACCGGTGATCAGAGTGCCGCCCGTGGTGCGGGTGAGCGCGCCGATCGATGTGTCGGCCTCCGTGCGCGACCATAGCTCGTTGCCGTCTTGATCGTACCGGCGCAGGTTCGAGACGCCGGTACCCCCGGGCATCTGCGCAGCGACGACGAACGACGTCTCGCTGTCCCACACCAGTCCGTAGGCGTTGTCGGGCGTGGCGAGCGTCGTCACGAGCGTGCCGTCGGCCTCGTAGATCGAGAGGAAGCCGCTCGTGAACGGCCAGTCCACCGGTCCCGCAGCGGCGATGCGGCCGCTCGGCGAGACCCCGGCCGCGAACGCGGACTCCCAGTACGGCCCACCCTCGGCGTGCTGCCACAACACCGTCGGCGGCCCATCGCAGTCGGTGCACGGCAGGATCGGACCACCGCTCGACGCGTCGCCCTCGCCGCTGCTGGCGTGCGAGTCCGACGCCGCCGCATCGTCGCTCGACGCCGGCTCACCCGAGCTGCTCGAGTCCGTGCCCGCCGCATCGCCGCGACGGGGCTCACACGCGCCACCGAAGGCGAGCCCCAGCAGGGCCACCACCGGCGCAGCGAACGAACGCGTAGACGTGCTCGATGTCGTCCGGTCCATGCCGGCTAGACTCGCGAGCGGGCCGACCGATCACGAGATCGCCCGCGCGTCCGAACCGACCGCGCCCGCCGCCAGCGGGAGCCGCCGTGCCCGGGCTCAGACGCTCACGCGTCGCACGCTGCGGATGCCGGCCGCGCGCTCGATGCGGTTCATGATGCGCACGACCTGCTCGGCACTGCGGATCTCGAGCTGCAGCGTGATGGTCGAGGTCTGCTCGCGGGGCGACTTCACCGCCGCGGTGTTGGCGATGTTGACGCCCTCCTGCGCGACGATGTCGAGCACGTCGCGCAGCATGCCCGCGCGGTCGTCGGCGACGATGCGCACCGCCACAGGATAGGTCTGGTTGCGCCGGGCCCCCCACGACAGCGGCATCCACCGCTCGGGCTCGTGGTCCGTACGGGCGTTGCTGCAGTCGACGCGATGGATCGCCAGGCCGCGACCGCGGGTGATGTAGCCAACCACGTCGTCGCCCGGCACCGGATTGCAGCAGCGCGCGGGGTGGCTCATCACGTCCTCGACGCCGGCGATGCTGACCTGCGCGGCCCGCTTCGCGGCGGGCTCGATCGGCGCGGTGGTCTGCGGCACCGGCTGCGTCGCAGCGCGCTCGAGCTCGATCCACTCGAGCAGGCGAGTGCCGATGCTCTGCGGCACGACGTCGCCGAAGCCAATCGCCGCCAGCAGGTCGTCGAGCGCCGCGTAGCGGGGGTAGAAGCTCAGGATCGACTCGACGCCGCGTGACGCGATGCCGAGGCGCTCGAGCTCGCGCTCGACGACCTCGCGGCCCTGGGCGATCGCTGCGTCGCGCTGCTGCGCCCGGAAGTAGGCCTTGATCTTCTGCCGTGCGCTCGAGGTGTGCACGAAGCCGAGCTGCGGATTGATCCAGTCGCGGCTGGGCTTGGGCTGCTTCGCAGTGATGATCTCGACCCGCTCGCCGGTCTGCAGGCGATAGTCGAGCGTGACGATCTGGCCGTTGACCTTGGCGCCGCGGCAGCGATGGCCGACGTCGGTGTGGATGCGGTAGGCGAAGTCGACCGGGGTCGCGCCCTGCGGCAGATCGACGACCTCGCCGCCGGGCGTGAACACGTAGACCTGGTCGGTGAACAGCTCCGAGCGCATGGCGTTGGCGAGCTCGCCGTCGTCGTTGTGCTCGGGCGCGACGGTGACCTCGCGCTGCCACGCCATCAGCTGACGCAGGAGGTTGATCTTCGCGTCGAAGCGCTTGTCGGCCCGCGACGCGCCCTCTTTGTAGCGCCAGTGCGCCGCCACGCCGTACTCGTTGTACTCGTGCATCTCCTGGGTGCGGATCTGCACCTCGAGCGGCTTGCCATCGGGGCCGACCACCGCGGTGTGCAGCGAGCGGTAGTCGTTGCCCTTGGGGCGCGCGATGTAGTCGTCGAACTCGCCAGCGATCGGCGTCCACAGCCCGTGGACCATGCCCAGCACGCCGTAGCAGTCTTCGATCCGATCGACGATCACCCGAACCGCGCTGACGTCGTAGATCTGCTCGTAGCCCAGGCGCTTGCGCTGCATCTTCTTGTAGATGCTGTAGATGTGCTTGGGCCGGCCGCTGACGCGGGCGTCGATGCCGAGCTCGCCCACGCGCTCGCGCAGCAGCGTGATGACCTGCTCGATGGCGGCGGTCCGCGCGGTGCGCTTGTCGGCGAGCAGCGCCTTGATCTCGCGGTAGGTCTGGGGCTCCAGCGCTCGGAACGCGAGGTCTTCGAACTCCCACTTCATCTGCCAGATGCCGAGCCGATTCGCGAGTGGGGCGTAGACCTCCATGGTCTCGCGCGCGATGCCGCGACGCTCGGGCTCGGGCCGTGCATCGAGCCCGCGCAGCACGTGTACGCGCTCCGCCAGCGCCAGCAGCACCACGCGGATGTCCGAGGCGATCGCGAGGAACATCTTGCGGAGGTTCTCGGTGGCCTCCTGCTCGAGGTGATCCCAACGGATGTGCTCGAGCCGCTGCACACCGGTCACGAGCCGCGCGACCTCGGCACCCGCGACCTCCGCGACCCGCTCGAGCGGCAGGCCGTCCTCGCAGGCCGGCCGCACGATCGCGGCCTGCAAGGCGCTGGCGTCGAGCTGGAGCGTCGCGAGCGTCGACGCGATCGCGAGCCCACGCGCGAGCATGCCGTCCGCGCCGGGCGCCTCGCGCTCGACGAGACCGATGGCGCGCTCGACCGCGTCGCGCCCCTCGGCGAGGTAGCCGATCGCATCGCGGAAGGCGCGAAGTGGTTCGTCGAGCACGGGTGCGTGCACGGTGCAGTGGGTATGCCACCGATGCGGCGGGACGCAAAGCCACTGCGCGCCGACCCGACACGCGGCCCGAGCTGCGGCCCGCGCCGCTTCGCGGCCAACACCCCGCACGACCGCCCGGGGCACGGCCCCAGCCGTGCCCCCCAAAGCCGCGACCCCGCGCGGGCTAGTACCTCGACACAGGGATTGTGATGGGTCAGAACTAGAACCCGACGCGCCAGACATAGATCGGGTGGCCCGACAGCGCGCGGGCTGCAAGCATCCCCGACTGCGTCGCGCCTTCGACACAGCCGCAGTTCATGTCGGTCTTGGTCCAGTCGCCGGCGAGCAGCAAGAAGCGCGCGCCGCTGTCGTGCGGCGCTCGTCGCAGCCGAGTCTGTCGCGGGCGGCTCAGCACGTAGAGATCGCTGGGCTGACACGCGATGTTGAAGTGCTGCGCCCACAGTCGCTCGATCCCGCTGCACTCCTGCTCGGGCGGCACCGCCAGGGCATCGAGCAGCGCCTCGAAGTCCGTGAGCTCGCCATCGAACAGACCGCGGTGGTTCTCCCGCAGCCACGCCTCGACGATGCCGCGCGCGCGCAGCCGTTCCGCCGCCGGGAAGCCGCGCGTCGCGTCGCCTACGCTCGGCAGCCGTACCGCGCCCTCGAGCGCACCCGTGTGGTACGTCAGCAACACCGGGGCTGGCGCAGGCCAGCGCTCGTGCGCGATGAGGTGAGAGAGCTCGCCGAAGCTGGCCTGGGGCTGGGCAAAGCCGGTTGCCAGTCCGCGCACGCGCGAGCGCCCGGTCGCGGCGTCGCGCTGATCGAACAGCTGCGCCGCGTCGCGCCGGAACCACAGCTGGGTCGAGAGCGTCTGCGTGAGCGCGGTGCCGTCGACGAACGCGTGCCAGTCGGGATCGAAGTGCGGCGAGCGCGGGTCGATGAGCTCGTCGATCACCGGCGGCAGCGCGCCGAGCGGGATCGCGAGCACGCAGACGTCGAAGTCGTCGCCCTGCACGAGCACGCGCTCACCGACGCCGGGCCAGCCGTCGTAGGCACACTCGAGATCGATGCCACGCTCGCGCAGCTCGGCGCCCTCGCGCAGCTGCGACCAGTCCGGCGTCATCGGCCATGCCGGCGGGTCGTAGTCGAGCCGCAGCGGCTGGTACTCGCGGCCCTCGGCGACCGTCGCCTGCACGCGCAGGTGCACCCGCGACAGCTGCTTGTCATCGCCGCTGCCGGCGAAGCCCAGCCGCTCGACGCGGTGGAAGAAGTGCACCTCGGCCCCGAGCTGCCGCAGCGCCTGGTAGTAGGGGGTGATGAGCGTCTCGGCGCACGACCAGCCGAAGTCGTAGGCCGGCGCGCCCTCGTAGCCGAACGACACCAACAGGAACCATCGCAGCGCCACACCGCAGGCCAGCTCGCCCATGCGGTACGGCGCGCGGTCGTCGAGGTGGGCGAACAGCGTCTCGTACACCAGCATCAGCGACGACACCGCAGCGTGCTCGGGCGCCAGCCCCCAGTGCCGCATCCACGTCACGAAGTCGTGCTCGTCGAGTTCGTCGAAGTCGAGCGTGCTCTCCTCGAGCACACCGATCGCCAGCGTGAGCACGGTGTCGAGTCCGCCCCAGGTGAACCATGCATCGGGGTCGTCCTGGCGGTCGCGCCAGTACCACGCGAGTGCATCGCGAATGTGGCGTAGCGTCGCGAGCAGCGTGCGCTTGAGCGGCGACGCGGCCGGCGGGGTCTCGACGAAGGCCTCGATCGCGTTGCCCGAGGCCTGCGCGAACCACTCCAGCACGCCGCCGAGCGCCTGCTGCCAGCCATGCCCGAGCGCGCCGAGCGAGCGTTCGATGCGGCCTTCGTCGGCGGCCTCGCGCTCGGCCAGCGTGGCCGCGTCACTGCCCGCGCGTGCGAACATCCGCTGCAGGGCGTCGCCCAGCCGGAGCGGCACCTCGCCACCGCGCTGCGGCACCACGCCGGGCTCACGGGGGTTGGGGTCGAGCGGCGTGGGGAAGTAGCGCCACGCATCGCGGTGGCGATCGAAGACCCCGACGTGCGGCTGGCTGCGAAACGCCGCCGCCAGCGGGCCCTCGGGCGACGACAGCGGTCGCTCGAGGATGCGGTAGACCTCGCGGACGGTGCGGAACGCGTTGCGGTAGAAGCCGGGGAACGCGTGCAGGCCGTGCTCCTCGATGCGGTCGCATGCGTCGGGGTTGCGACTCGCAGCGCACTTGCCCCCCATGCGCCAGCCCTGCGTGAAGATGGAGACCTCGTAGGCGCCGCGCTGACGCGCGAGCCAGAACGCGGCGCTGCACGCCGCCGGCCCGCCACCGAGCACCGCAACCTTCAGCGGACGCCCGAGCGGTGCGTCGTAGCGGACCTCGGCCACCGAGCCCGGCAGCGACACGACCTGCTGCGCGCGCATGCGAAAGGCACCCATCACGTGCGCCGCCAGGCTCGGCGACGCGATGGCGTGCTGCGGCAGCCCGCCCGGGAGCGTGAGGCCGTTGCCGAGCTGCAGCTCGACCTGCATCGGTTGGATCGTCGGCGCGACCTCGCGACCGTCCCAGTCGACGCCGCCCAGCAGGTAGCGCACGCAGCTGCCCAGCAGGCGTTGATCGGCGGCGGCGGCCTCGCGGGCGTCGCGGTCGAGCCGACGACGGGCCTGGGACACCGTCGGTTGCTCGAACAGCTTGCGCACCCACGCGAAGTTGGGCCAGCCGTCCGGCGACCGCGGCTCGCCGTCGGGCTCGAAGCGCGCCCGCACCAGCAGATCGCCCTGCTCGTCGGTGGCGGTGAAGCTGCCGGCGTCGGCCTCGATCGTCGCCGCCAGCTTCTCGTAGCCATACACACGCTCACCGAGCACCTGCGGCATCGCGGCGTCGAGGTACAGCCGTGGCATGTACACGAACGGGCCCCGATGCGGTGCGCGCTCGTCGGCCAGCTCGACCCACGGGATCGCGAACATGGCCTCGCGGTAGTCCATGTCACCGAACCATGCGTCGAAGTGATCGTGGGCCAGCGAGATGAGCAGCGGGTGTCGGCCCGCGGGCACCAGCGGCTGGGGTCCCAGCTGCAGCCCGGCCGGCAGCATCGCCTGCACGGTCTCGGCCGGCAGCACCACCACCACCATCACCGTGTCGATGTGGCCGCGGCCCTCGCGGGCCGAGCCCTGCGACTGCGGCACGCCGTCGGCGTGGGCGGCCGCGAGTGCATCGTCGAGGTCGGACGCTGGCGATGGTTCGTCGTCGTGCCCGTGCATTCGTCAGATCCCCTACGCGCGCACGAAGCCCGGCGCCATCATGTCGGTGAACGCGTCGGGTCGCACGACGCCCATCGTCGCCATCGCAGCGTCGCTGCGCGCCTGCGCCTCACGACCGGCGCTCCCACCCTGCAGCGCCGCCAGCCGTCGGAGCGCGGCGGCGGCGAAGGCTCGCATCTGTCGCTGCTCGAAGCCCTCGATCGCGCGCTCGAGAGCGGCCACCGCCTCGTCGGTGCGCCCCGACAGTGCCTGCGCACCGGCGCGCGAGAGCTCGCCATAGGCGCGTGCGAACACGCTGGGGTGGTGCAGCAGAGCGTCGATGGGGCGCTCGGCGTCGACCAGGCGCGACGCGGGGTCGCGCACCACGGTCGCGCCCGCCAGCGCATTCTGGGCCTGCCACAGCAGGATCTCCGAGTTCGCGTGGGGAGATCGGCGAACCCCGAGCTTGGCCACGCGCGGTCGGTCGTCCACCGCCATCGCCCACGCTCGTTCCGCGCGACCGCGGTAGCGCTCGAGCGCAGCGGTCTGGCACACGTAGTTGATGAGGTGGGCTTCGAAGCGCCGCGGCACGTCGTGCTGGTAGATCGACAGCTGTTCGGCGGCCTCGTCGACGCGATCGGGTGCCAGCAGCGCCATGTTGCCGAGGATGCCGCGGGCAAAGCCCGACACGTACGGGTTGGGGCGGTCGCGGGTCTCGTCGAGCAGCGCGTACGCGCGCTCGCGCAGCTCGGGCACGCGGCCGAGGAACTGCAGGCAGAACGCCGAGTGCGCCCGACAGATCCCGATCTCGTGGGAGACGCCGGTGCAGTG encodes:
- the recN gene encoding DNA repair protein RecN, which produces MLLHLRIRGLALLEDVALDLVPGLNVLTGETGAGKSIIVGALSLVRGARGRVELVREGGDSAEVDAQFDLDAAQVERVRAVLERHGHSPEVDGEDGLLVHRAITRAGRSRAAVAGGLVTQAVLAEVGEELVDICSQHEHHFLTHATRHLEVLDAWAKLGGELAEHHGRYHAWQQSRRALHELQERAATRERHLDYLRFAVDELDAVAPDLDEYEALSRRVTLLRNAQRWAEFAREAHATLYDADDAVAGRLASLLDRAKGGRDDSNHLGLIEEQLAVAQIACEEAARAAARFADELEVEPGELEAADDRLHELERLRRKHGVGIGELADKLAQMRAELEQLEHADEHLRALGDRTDELLAAANQSAQRLHVARTEAATGLAAAIEQELAALHIPKARMQVQIERDAEPGPDGFDRVEFLFSANPGEPLAPLRKVASGGELSRVLLALKGALAAEDRIATYVFDEVDAGVGGAVAESIGRRLQRAAAHHQVLCVTHLPQIAAFADAHFRVGKLQRKGRTITEVARLDDQERVEEIARMLGGAKVTQSARDHAAELVASARTDKGRGAKRSGAAKRSETATRTATPADKPKAKAKRDTARRSAG
- a CDS encoding bifunctional (p)ppGpp synthetase/guanosine-3',5'-bis(diphosphate) 3'-pyrophosphohydrolase, giving the protein MHAPVLDEPLRAFRDAIGYLAEGRDAVERAIGLVEREAPGADGMLARGLAIASTLATLQLDASALQAAIVRPACEDGLPLERVAEVAGAEVARLVTGVQRLEHIRWDHLEQEATENLRKMFLAIASDIRVVLLALAERVHVLRGLDARPEPERRGIARETMEVYAPLANRLGIWQMKWEFEDLAFRALEPQTYREIKALLADKRTARTAAIEQVITLLRERVGELGIDARVSGRPKHIYSIYKKMQRKRLGYEQIYDVSAVRVIVDRIEDCYGVLGMVHGLWTPIAGEFDDYIARPKGNDYRSLHTAVVGPDGKPLEVQIRTQEMHEYNEYGVAAHWRYKEGASRADKRFDAKINLLRQLMAWQREVTVAPEHNDDGELANAMRSELFTDQVYVFTPGGEVVDLPQGATPVDFAYRIHTDVGHRCRGAKVNGQIVTLDYRLQTGERVEIITAKQPKPSRDWINPQLGFVHTSSARQKIKAYFRAQQRDAAIAQGREVVERELERLGIASRGVESILSFYPRYAALDDLLAAIGFGDVVPQSIGTRLLEWIELERAATQPVPQTTAPIEPAAKRAAQVSIAGVEDVMSHPARCCNPVPGDDVVGYITRGRGLAIHRVDCSNARTDHEPERWMPLSWGARRNQTYPVAVRIVADDRAGMLRDVLDIVAQEGVNIANTAAVKSPREQTSTITLQLEIRSAEQVVRIMNRIERAAGIRSVRRVSV
- a CDS encoding NAD(P)-binding protein, whose translation is MHGHDDEPSPASDLDDALAAAHADGVPQSQGSAREGRGHIDTVMVVVVLPAETVQAMLPAGLQLGPQPLVPAGRHPLLISLAHDHFDAWFGDMDYREAMFAIPWVELADERAPHRGPFVYMPRLYLDAAMPQVLGERVYGYEKLAATIEADAGSFTATDEQGDLLVRARFEPDGEPRSPDGWPNFAWVRKLFEQPTVSQARRRLDRDAREAAAADQRLLGSCVRYLLGGVDWDGREVAPTIQPMQVELQLGNGLTLPGGLPQHAIASPSLAAHVMGAFRMRAQQVVSLPGSVAEVRYDAPLGRPLKVAVLGGGPAACSAAFWLARQRGAYEVSIFTQGWRMGGKCAASRNPDACDRIEEHGLHAFPGFYRNAFRTVREVYRILERPLSSPEGPLAAAFRSQPHVGVFDRHRDAWRYFPTPLDPNPREPGVVPQRGGEVPLRLGDALQRMFARAGSDAATLAEREAADEGRIERSLGALGHGWQQALGGVLEWFAQASGNAIEAFVETPPAASPLKRTLLATLRHIRDALAWYWRDRQDDPDAWFTWGGLDTVLTLAIGVLEESTLDFDELDEHDFVTWMRHWGLAPEHAAVSSLMLVYETLFAHLDDRAPYRMGELACGVALRWFLLVSFGYEGAPAYDFGWSCAETLITPYYQALRQLGAEVHFFHRVERLGFAGSGDDKQLSRVHLRVQATVAEGREYQPLRLDYDPPAWPMTPDWSQLREGAELRERGIDLECAYDGWPGVGERVLVQGDDFDVCVLAIPLGALPPVIDELIDPRSPHFDPDWHAFVDGTALTQTLSTQLWFRRDAAQLFDQRDAATGRSRVRGLATGFAQPQASFGELSHLIAHERWPAPAPVLLTYHTGALEGAVRLPSVGDATRGFPAAERLRARGIVEAWLRENHRGLFDGELTDFEALLDALAVPPEQECSGIERLWAQHFNIACQPSDLYVLSRPRQTRLRRAPHDSGARFLLLAGDWTKTDMNCGCVEGATQSGMLAARALSGHPIYVWRVGF